One part of the Anaerofustis stercorihominis DSM 17244 genome encodes these proteins:
- a CDS encoding D-alanyl-D-alanine carboxypeptidase family protein: protein MKKKSIAIIIVMMILINLPNFGGVKAANVSAQAYCIMEAGSNRVLYSSNMNEKLPMASTTKVMTAVLALEKGSLNDVIEIKKEWTGIEGTSIYLKEGEKLTLEDLLHGMMLVSGNDAAVSIACYIGGSIDNFAKMMNKKAKELGMKNTHFTNPNGLPDDDHYTTAYDFTLLASYAMKNENFVKIINDEKWSMPYEGKANQRTLYNKNKLLKSYEGANGVKTGFTKKARKCFVLAAKRNNMQVVGVLLHTENHYEESKMFLDMAFNNFTLKKVIEKGDYVKTVPMKGSKNGIIKLSAGSDVYFPLKSDEIADVKYKKVYNSGSDNYIADYSIKAGDETYNYSEELSVKKEDKGTFYNFKNLFKKFTNLIP from the coding sequence ATGAAGAAAAAAAGTATAGCTATTATTATTGTAATGATGATATTAATAAATCTGCCTAATTTTGGCGGTGTCAAAGCGGCAAATGTCAGTGCACAGGCGTACTGCATTATGGAAGCGGGGAGTAACAGAGTATTATACAGCTCCAATATGAATGAAAAACTTCCGATGGCATCGACCACCAAAGTAATGACCGCAGTACTGGCTTTGGAAAAGGGGAGCTTAAATGATGTAATAGAGATAAAGAAAGAGTGGACGGGAATAGAAGGCACAAGCATATATTTAAAAGAAGGAGAAAAGCTTACCTTGGAAGATTTGCTTCATGGAATGATGTTGGTTTCGGGAAATGATGCGGCGGTTTCCATTGCATGTTATATCGGAGGTTCTATTGATAATTTTGCCAAAATGATGAATAAGAAGGCAAAAGAGCTTGGAATGAAAAATACTCATTTTACCAATCCCAACGGACTTCCCGATGATGATCACTATACAACTGCCTATGATTTTACTCTTCTTGCTTCTTATGCGATGAAAAATGAAAACTTTGTAAAAATAATTAACGATGAAAAGTGGAGCATGCCTTATGAGGGCAAAGCAAATCAGAGGACATTATATAATAAAAACAAGCTATTGAAGAGTTACGAAGGTGCAAACGGAGTAAAGACCGGATTTACCAAGAAAGCAAGGAAGTGTTTCGTTCTTGCGGCAAAGAGAAATAATATGCAGGTCGTGGGTGTTCTTTTACATACAGAGAACCACTACGAGGAAAGTAAGATGTTTTTGGATATGGCATTCAATAACTTTACTTTAAAAAAGGTGATTGAAAAAGGAGATTATGTAAAGACCGTACCGATGAAAGGCAGTAAGAACGGTATCATCAAATTGTCAGCTGGCAGCGATGTTTATTTTCCTTTAAAGAGTGATGAAATTGCGGATGTAAAGTATAAAAAAGTATACAACTCCGGAAGTGATAACTACATAGCCGATTATAGTATAAAAGCAGGAGATGAGACTTATAATTACTCGGAAGAATTAAGTGTAAAAAAAGAAGATAAAGGGACATTTTATAACTTTAAAAATCTTTTCAAGAAGTTTACGAACCTTATCCCTTGA
- a CDS encoding NADPH-dependent FMN reductase, whose product MSQYKIIGIVGSFKKSSLNLKLAQTIKEYLKDKAEFEILDYTKVPFFNEDIENPTPEAVTNVRNKIKEADAIWFFTPEYNHYFPGILKNLLDWLSRPISKDIPQVLKDKPICVSGITPGMTGTVVAQDHLISVLNFLNAKVMMTSRLTFPNALKSMDDIGNIIKGLEFIHAQADDFIKFIELNK is encoded by the coding sequence ATGTCACAATATAAAATAATAGGTATAGTTGGTTCTTTTAAAAAAAGTTCACTGAATTTAAAATTAGCACAAACAATAAAAGAATATTTAAAAGATAAGGCTGAATTTGAAATACTTGATTATACGAAAGTTCCTTTTTTCAATGAAGATATAGAAAACCCCACTCCCGAAGCAGTAACGAATGTAAGAAATAAAATTAAAGAAGCGGACGCAATTTGGTTCTTTACGCCGGAATACAATCATTACTTTCCCGGAATACTAAAAAATCTTTTAGATTGGCTTTCAAGACCTATCAGTAAAGATATACCTCAAGTCCTTAAAGATAAACCGATTTGTGTAAGCGGTATAACCCCTGGTATGACGGGAACGGTTGTTGCTCAGGATCATTTAATAAGTGTTCTTAACTTTTTAAATGCTAAAGTCATGATGACTTCAAGGCTTACATTCCCAAATGCACTAAAAAGTATGGATGATATAGGGAATATCATTAAAGGACTTGAATTTATCCATGCACAGGCTGATGACTTTATAAAATTTATCGAACTGAACAAATAA
- a CDS encoding potassium channel family protein has product MRERIYEMVEKPVEEDSLSRMYDIFMLIVIIISIIPLCFKFNNRLFNFIDYTTCTIFIVDYIFRISTSDYKLNQGKMSFILYPFTPFAVIDLISILPTISIISHSFKLFRLFRVFKTFRLFKSLRYSRNFEFISTVIKNEKEPLISILVFAVVYTFISALIMFNVEPGNFKNFFDAFYWATTALTTVGYGDIYPVTEAGKIVSMLSSCLGIAIIALPSGILTAGFMSEIERRKDEVE; this is encoded by the coding sequence ATGCGAGAGCGAATATATGAAATGGTTGAAAAGCCTGTCGAAGAGGATTCATTAAGTAGGATGTATGATATTTTTATGCTTATAGTAATAATAATAAGCATAATACCTTTATGTTTTAAATTCAATAACCGATTATTCAATTTTATAGATTATACGACATGTACTATTTTTATCGTCGATTATATTTTTAGGATATCTACCTCAGATTATAAACTTAATCAAGGAAAAATGTCTTTCATACTATATCCGTTTACTCCTTTTGCCGTAATAGACCTTATTTCTATACTTCCGACTATAAGCATAATAAGTCATAGCTTTAAGCTCTTTAGATTATTTAGGGTATTTAAAACCTTTAGATTGTTTAAGAGTCTTAGATATTCCAGGAACTTTGAATTTATTTCTACCGTTATTAAAAATGAAAAAGAACCTCTTATTTCAATTCTGGTATTTGCTGTCGTGTATACTTTTATATCCGCTCTTATAATGTTTAATGTCGAGCCGGGAAATTTTAAGAATTTCTTTGACGCATTTTATTGGGCGACCACAGCTTTGACCACGGTAGGTTACGGTGATATATATCCGGTTACCGAGGCAGGAAAAATAGTAAGTATGCTTTCGTCTTGTCTGGGTATTGCCATAATAGCTCTTCCTTCGGGGATATTGACTGCGGGATTTATGAGTGAGATCGAGAGAAGAAAAGATGAAGTGGAATAA
- a CDS encoding GGDEF domain-containing protein: MIDINKFKVYDYHDKELINTDINCYDIWEKGNPCKNCSSRNACKNNGEIIKLEYLNGKIYLINSKPITINNKKMVIEFIKDITNNLLVSDKSCNNNLDISDLIEQMNELVLFDSLTGLYNRRSFDQEINKYMIEYDKEIKSLYLAVFDIDFLKDINDTYGHVVGDNAIKYISEAMKEVFHSEKIKTFRIGGDEFYTLFIDLTAKEVNEYLEKLNKYIENIKTEYKLSVSMGYSEYQSEMSINKFIEIADKNMYKMKSIKKSLI; this comes from the coding sequence TTGATAGATATCAATAAATTTAAAGTATATGATTATCACGATAAAGAACTTATAAATACTGATATAAACTGTTATGACATATGGGAAAAAGGAAACCCGTGTAAGAATTGTTCATCAAGGAATGCATGCAAAAATAACGGAGAAATCATAAAACTGGAATATTTGAACGGCAAGATATACCTTATCAATTCGAAGCCTATTACAATTAACAATAAAAAAATGGTGATAGAATTTATAAAAGATATAACAAATAACCTTTTGGTGAGCGATAAAAGCTGCAATAACAATCTTGATATCTCGGATTTGATCGAGCAGATGAATGAGCTTGTTTTATTTGATAGTCTGACAGGTCTATATAACAGACGTTCTTTCGATCAGGAAATAAACAAATATATGATTGAATACGATAAAGAAATAAAGAGTCTGTATCTCGCAGTATTTGATATCGATTTTTTAAAAGATATAAACGATACTTACGGTCATGTTGTGGGTGATAACGCCATTAAATACATATCCGAAGCAATGAAGGAAGTATTCCACAGCGAAAAAATAAAAACGTTCAGAATAGGCGGAGATGAATTTTATACTTTATTTATTGATTTAACAGCTAAAGAAGTAAATGAATATTTAGAAAAATTAAATAAATATATTGAAAATATAAAAACCGAATATAAACTATCGGTAAGCATGGGATACAGTGAATATCAATCTGAAATGAGTATAAATAAATTCATAGAAATTGCAGATAAAAATATGTATAAAATGAAAAGCATAAAAAAATCACTTATTTAA
- a CDS encoding glutaredoxin domain-containing protein: MKVTIYGMHKCINCRETMELFDSKKISYDFIEITDSTTTMKEFLKYRDNEKLFEEVKKENKIGIPFFVFEDGFKTLDIDKAINVIENN; the protein is encoded by the coding sequence ATGAAAGTAACTATATATGGAATGCACAAGTGTATAAACTGCAGAGAAACGATGGAATTATTTGACAGTAAAAAAATTTCATATGACTTTATAGAAATAACAGATTCAACAACAACAATGAAAGAGTTTTTAAAATACAGAGATAATGAAAAATTATTTGAAGAAGTAAAGAAAGAAAATAAGATCGGAATACCTTTTTTTGTTTTTGAAGACGGTTTTAAAACTTTGGATATTGATAAAGCTATAAATGTTATAGAAAACAATTAA
- a CDS encoding MerR family transcriptional regulator yields MKISQISKETNIPASTIRYYENKGLIKIKRDNNNIRIFDESDIEWIKFIERLKSTGMPLKDIREYSKLRYLGECTTKERMDILLKHRSHVLNEQKKWKEYLNNLDNKIKIYKDILNEK; encoded by the coding sequence ATGAAAATCTCACAAATATCAAAGGAAACAAATATCCCGGCTTCAACCATAAGGTATTATGAAAACAAAGGGCTTATAAAAATAAAGAGAGATAATAACAATATAAGGATATTCGATGAAAGTGATATCGAGTGGATAAAGTTCATAGAAAGACTTAAGAGTACCGGAATGCCGCTGAAAGATATAAGGGAGTACTCCAAACTTAGATATTTGGGAGAATGTACTACAAAAGAAAGAATGGATATCCTTTTAAAACATAGAAGTCACGTATTGAATGAGCAGAAAAAATGGAAAGAATATCTAAATAACCTTGATAATAAAATAAAAATATATAAAGATATATTAAATGAAAAGTGA
- a CDS encoding carboxymuconolactone decarboxylase family protein, with amino-acid sequence MDNLRFEKGKKMLYKVDGKGGEEVINSLKDIAPDLGKYIIEFAFGDIYTRGGLTLKEREMITIVSLLSMGGAEPQLKVHIHAALNVGISKESIIEAFIQCIPYAGFPRVLNGVNTAREVFEKK; translated from the coding sequence ATGGATAATTTACGATTTGAAAAAGGAAAAAAGATGCTTTATAAAGTAGACGGGAAAGGAGGAGAAGAAGTAATAAATTCTTTAAAGGATATTGCTCCTGATTTGGGTAAATATATAATTGAATTTGCTTTCGGTGATATTTATACCAGAGGCGGATTGACTTTAAAAGAGAGGGAAATGATTACGATAGTTTCTCTTTTATCTATGGGAGGGGCGGAACCTCAGCTTAAAGTGCATATCCATGCAGCTTTAAATGTAGGTATTTCGAAAGAAAGTATAATCGAAGCCTTTATCCAATGTATCCCTTACGCAGGTTTCCCAAGGGTACTCAACGGAGTTAATACTGCAAGAGAGGTGTTTGAAAAGAAATAA
- a CDS encoding AraC family transcriptional regulator, with product MQWNEKLQIIIDYVEDHLQRKEESIDRSEIEKIAGCSYGFFQKVFSYMNDISFSEYIRLRKLTLAGYDLKSSDIKVVDLSYKYGYDSPTSFTKAFQQFHGVSPSEARKGDIKLNVYPKMRISVKQKYSWKIEHTKPFRLIGKSIKVLCNENADKKIPEIWSNSQKDGTFHNLVLADTADNKGMFGVMRGYDKEKNEMEYSVMVISDKELPDGFTEIMVPEASWAIFDLRGAPPKSVQECWKYLNEEWILNYPFKHANCPELEWYSDGNVFDEDYLSQIWIPIIEEE from the coding sequence ATGCAGTGGAATGAAAAATTGCAGATTATAATTGATTATGTGGAAGATCATCTCCAGAGAAAAGAAGAAAGCATTGACAGATCCGAAATAGAAAAAATAGCGGGATGTTCATATGGTTTCTTTCAAAAGGTATTTTCATATATGAATGATATAAGCTTTTCTGAGTATATTCGTTTAAGAAAACTTACTCTGGCAGGTTACGACCTTAAAAGCAGCGATATAAAAGTCGTTGATTTAAGTTACAAGTACGGATATGATTCTCCCACTTCATTTACAAAAGCATTTCAGCAGTTTCACGGAGTATCTCCCAGTGAGGCGAGAAAAGGGGATATCAAGCTTAATGTATATCCCAAAATGAGGATATCCGTCAAACAAAAATATTCATGGAAAATCGAGCACACAAAACCGTTTAGGCTGATCGGGAAAAGCATTAAGGTCCTTTGTAACGAGAATGCAGATAAGAAAATCCCCGAGATTTGGAGTAATTCTCAAAAGGACGGAACGTTCCATAATCTTGTTCTGGCGGATACTGCCGATAATAAGGGAATGTTTGGTGTTATGAGAGGATACGATAAAGAAAAAAATGAAATGGAGTATTCTGTCATGGTGATATCAGATAAAGAACTTCCCGATGGATTTACAGAGATTATGGTTCCGGAAGCTTCGTGGGCTATATTTGACTTAAGAGGGGCTCCTCCAAAGTCGGTTCAGGAATGCTGGAAATATTTGAATGAAGAATGGATTTTGAATTATCCGTTTAAACATGCCAACTGTCCGGAGTTGGAATGGTACAGCGACGGGAATGTTTTTGATGAAGATTATCTGAGTCAGATATGGATACCGATTATAGAGGAGGAATAG
- a CDS encoding DMT family transporter, with translation MEKSRKNGAIYIVIAAFLWSLNGVLIKYIPWQPMAISGVRAFLSTITLILIKGAFDFKFNKHVIFASLSYVSMGILFVYATKLTTAANAIILQYTAPIFVIILSIFFFKKFPTKKQLITVSIAFIGVVLFFMDKVGSGAMMGNILAILAGVGYSGMFIFNSYEDSSALDASIIGNALIFLISVPVLLQGNEAALDIAGVFGIIILGIFQMGVSYAFFSKGIETTPSVDASLISMLEAILNPIWVALVIGEIPSFISLIGSGLVLTSVVFNIISSKNEKVILENNES, from the coding sequence ATGGAAAAAAGCAGAAAAAACGGAGCGATATACATAGTAATAGCGGCATTTTTATGGAGCCTCAACGGAGTACTTATAAAATATATTCCATGGCAGCCTATGGCAATAAGCGGGGTAAGAGCATTTTTATCTACCATAACTCTGATCCTTATAAAAGGTGCCTTTGATTTCAAATTCAATAAGCATGTGATTTTTGCAAGTCTTTCTTATGTATCTATGGGGATACTGTTCGTATACGCGACAAAGCTTACAACAGCGGCAAATGCGATAATACTTCAGTACACTGCCCCCATTTTCGTGATAATACTTAGTATATTCTTCTTTAAAAAGTTCCCTACCAAGAAGCAGCTTATAACAGTATCAATAGCATTCATAGGCGTAGTTCTTTTCTTTATGGATAAAGTGGGCTCGGGAGCGATGATGGGTAATATACTTGCAATACTTGCGGGAGTCGGCTATTCGGGAATGTTTATATTCAATTCTTACGAAGATTCAAGCGCACTGGACGCGAGCATAATAGGAAATGCACTGATATTCCTTATTTCTGTTCCTGTACTGCTTCAGGGAAATGAGGCTGCACTCGATATAGCGGGAGTCTTCGGTATAATAATACTGGGTATATTCCAAATGGGTGTATCTTACGCGTTTTTCTCAAAGGGTATCGAAACTACCCCAAGCGTTGACGCCTCACTCATTTCAATGCTTGAAGCGATACTAAATCCTATATGGGTAGCCCTTGTTATAGGAGAAATACCAAGTTTTATATCCTTGATAGGAAGCGGACTTGTACTTACCTCAGTAGTATTTAATATAATAAGTTCAAAAAATGAAAAAGTCATACTTGAAAATAATGAAAGTTAA
- a CDS encoding bifunctional glycosyltransferase family 2/GtrA family protein produces the protein MKYKNIDPIVLIPAYMPDEKLINVVKELIKNDEKILIVNDGSGPDFDNIFEEAKKLGCVVLEHDVNKGKGRALKTGFKYCIENNYSAVTADADGQHLPKDIMNIERVLDENPDKMILGVRDFDETTPMRSMLGNTITRKVFKVINDGDEIVDTQTGLRGFSLDMIKDIIDIEGERYEFEMNMLLELKERNIEVIQEPIAVVYIDDNESSHYDTLRDSLRVYKRIIKYIISSTSSALVDYLSFCLFTFFGLPLLVATYTARLISSLFNYTLNRKYVFKNDGHIGKTMFKYYILVVIVAFLSYFFTNVVHNYIGINVYIAKAVVDMCLYVVTYNGQKYFVFK, from the coding sequence ATGAAATATAAAAATATCGATCCTATAGTTTTAATTCCTGCTTATATGCCTGATGAAAAACTCATCAATGTAGTAAAGGAATTAATAAAAAATGATGAAAAGATATTGATAGTCAACGACGGAAGCGGTCCCGACTTTGATAATATATTTGAAGAAGCAAAAAAACTCGGATGTGTGGTTTTGGAGCATGATGTCAACAAGGGAAAGGGAAGGGCTTTAAAGACAGGGTTTAAATACTGTATTGAAAATAATTACAGTGCGGTAACCGCAGATGCAGACGGTCAGCATTTGCCAAAAGATATAATGAATATCGAAAGAGTCCTCGATGAAAATCCGGATAAAATGATATTAGGCGTAAGGGATTTTGATGAAACCACTCCTATGAGAAGTATGCTTGGAAATACTATAACCAGAAAAGTATTCAAAGTAATAAACGACGGAGATGAAATAGTAGATACTCAAACGGGGCTTAGAGGTTTTTCTCTTGATATGATAAAAGATATCATCGATATAGAAGGGGAGAGATATGAATTTGAAATGAATATGCTCCTGGAACTAAAGGAGCGAAATATAGAAGTAATTCAAGAGCCGATTGCGGTAGTTTATATAGATGACAACGAATCATCTCATTATGATACTTTGAGAGATTCACTCAGAGTATATAAGAGGATAATCAAATATATAATCTCTTCGACTTCCTCTGCTCTTGTAGATTATTTAAGTTTTTGTTTATTTACTTTCTTCGGGCTCCCTTTGCTCGTAGCTACATATACTGCAAGGCTTATTTCTTCGCTGTTTAATTATACTTTAAACAGGAAATATGTATTTAAAAATGACGGTCATATAGGCAAGACCATGTTTAAATATTACATACTGGTCGTCATAGTTGCATTTTTAAGTTACTTCTTCACAAATGTGGTACATAATTACATAGGTATAAATGTCTATATTGCAAAAGCTGTAGTGGATATGTGTTTATACGTAGTAACATATAACGGTCAGAAATACTTTGTTTTTAAATAA
- a CDS encoding VOC family protein: protein MKFKNPMLVVSDMEKSKKFYKDVLGLRVILDFGANITLTGGLCLQTRESYEEFIEVSNDDIKFAGNDFEIYFEESKVGEFDKFIDKLESMKDIKYVHKSKEHSWGQRVVRIYDPDYHIIEIGEDMKNVCKRFADSGMNKEEIAVRMDVPVKFVNNLLK from the coding sequence ATGAAATTTAAAAACCCCATGCTGGTCGTATCGGATATGGAAAAGTCAAAGAAATTTTATAAGGACGTTTTGGGCCTTAGAGTTATCCTTGATTTTGGAGCAAATATTACCTTAACAGGGGGACTATGCCTACAAACTAGAGAAAGTTACGAAGAGTTTATTGAAGTTTCAAATGATGATATTAAATTTGCCGGCAATGATTTTGAAATTTACTTTGAAGAAAGTAAGGTAGGGGAATTCGATAAGTTTATAGATAAACTGGAGAGTATGAAGGATATTAAATATGTTCATAAATCAAAAGAACACTCATGGGGACAAAGAGTTGTTCGTATATACGACCCCGATTATCATATAATCGAAATTGGGGAAGATATGAAGAACGTATGCAAAAGATTTGCCGACAGCGGTATGAATAAGGAAGAAATCGCTGTGAGGATGGATGTTCCCGTCAAATTTGTAAATAATTTACTTAAATAG
- a CDS encoding SDR family oxidoreductase, giving the protein MGRTVSKLDNAIKELKDLGIDAEAFPGDASDRESVKKLVEYAKSKGNVKTVIHAAGVSPHMADAEKIFTINAVGTINIDEEFAEVMNEGSCILNVSSMSAYMLPEANVPKEVYKLSLKDVDAFKAAANQMLQSVPQEQATGMAYTISKNFVTWFTSRMAVRCGKKGIRVVSISPGTFKTPMGEVEGEEAASFALRGAMGRLGEPEEIAKMMAFMVSDECSYLCGVDILYDGGSVSAMRAMQEDMQ; this is encoded by the coding sequence GTGGGAAGGACCGTATCAAAACTTGATAATGCAATAAAAGAATTAAAAGATCTTGGTATCGATGCAGAAGCATTCCCGGGTGATGCTTCTGATAGGGAATCGGTAAAGAAATTAGTTGAATATGCAAAATCAAAAGGAAACGTAAAAACTGTAATACATGCGGCGGGTGTTTCCCCTCACATGGCAGACGCAGAAAAAATATTTACCATAAATGCGGTAGGAACTATCAATATAGACGAAGAATTTGCAGAGGTAATGAATGAAGGAAGCTGTATACTCAACGTATCATCCATGTCGGCATATATGCTTCCCGAAGCAAATGTTCCAAAGGAAGTCTATAAACTTAGCCTTAAAGATGTAGACGCCTTTAAAGCGGCGGCAAATCAAATGCTTCAATCCGTACCTCAAGAACAAGCGACGGGTATGGCTTATACGATTTCCAAGAACTTCGTTACATGGTTTACATCGAGAATGGCTGTACGCTGCGGAAAGAAAGGTATTCGTGTTGTTTCTATATCTCCGGGAACATTCAAAACACCTATGGGAGAAGTTGAAGGCGAAGAAGCTGCTTCTTTTGCTCTCAGAGGAGCGATGGGACGTCTCGGTGAACCTGAAGAAATCGCAAAGATGATGGCTTTCATGGTAAGCGACGAATGCAGTTATTTATGCGGAGTGGATATTTTATACGACGGCGGTTCGGTTTCGGCAATGAGAGCTATGCAGGAAGATATGCAGTAA
- a CDS encoding GntR family transcriptional regulator, which translates to MYNIDRNNSKPLYLQLEELIRESIEKGIYKRDEKIPSESELMNKYDLSRITVRNACNHLVKEGILYRVAGKGTFVSSPKIMTSSLAYMGFREQLERMGYETTTKLIRKKYNKIYSFNKF; encoded by the coding sequence ATGTATAATATTGACAGAAACAACTCAAAACCTTTATATCTCCAGCTTGAAGAGCTTATAAGAGAGAGTATAGAGAAGGGGATTTATAAAAGAGACGAAAAAATACCTTCGGAATCGGAGCTTATGAATAAATATGATTTAAGCAGGATAACCGTCAGGAATGCCTGCAATCATCTTGTCAAAGAGGGGATACTTTACAGAGTAGCGGGTAAGGGTACATTCGTATCATCTCCCAAAATAATGACATCTTCTCTTGCATATATGGGATTTAGAGAACAGCTCGAAAGAATGGGATACGAAACGACAACGAAGCTTATACGAAAAAAGTATAATAAAATCTACTCCTTTAATAAGTTTTAA
- a CDS encoding GntR family transcriptional regulator, with product MHIWDLENSSKEWDTKRQRSLYEKSIIKSTPLISFNLNIEENSDVMFIKRLRLVDNEPISLHHTYLSYDKFKEIYSSDRLESEQLCVLIEDEYGITPKKVLETLESMTTTEEVSQIFETEKGYPLLILEDIMYEEEAKPYEYSKVIFRGDKVKLKYEFNN from the coding sequence TTGCATATATGGGATTTAGAGAACAGCTCGAAAGAATGGGATACGAAACGACAACGAAGCTTATACGAAAAAAGTATAATAAAATCTACTCCTTTAATAAGTTTTAATTTAAATATAGAAGAAAACAGCGATGTCATGTTCATCAAAAGGCTCAGACTTGTAGATAACGAACCTATAAGCCTTCACCATACTTATTTAAGCTACGATAAATTCAAAGAAATATATAGTTCGGACAGGCTTGAAAGCGAACAGTTATGTGTACTTATAGAAGATGAATACGGAATAACCCCGAAGAAAGTTCTTGAAACATTGGAGTCTATGACCACCACAGAGGAAGTATCTCAAATATTCGAAACGGAAAAAGGATATCCGCTTCTTATCCTTGAAGATATAATGTACGAGGAAGAAGCGAAGCCTTATGAATATTCAAAAGTTATTTTCAGGGGAGATAAGGTAAAGCTTAAATACGAATTCAATAATTAG
- a CDS encoding class II fructose-bisphosphate aldolase, translating into MAYVSMKKMLKDARAGHYAVGAFNIVNYLTAKAVVDAACDLKVPVILQTSVKTVKQFGIEEFMSFLRPICENASVDVAVHLDHCTDKEYAKRCMDAGWSSIMFDGSKTPLEQNIKDTLEVKDYISGRDISLEGEVGSIVGVEDDIVVHKDDAAYASREDCEKYLKETGVDCLAPAIGTAHGVYKGEIKLNYDLFKEIDDISPIPLVLHGGTGLSDEMFGKLIDLRASKVNISTAIKIAYCQGMYAYSSANRDENDPLKLDDYVYKRIYALAFKHINFFTLRKGSINDE; encoded by the coding sequence ATGGCTTATGTTTCAATGAAGAAGATGTTAAAAGATGCCAGAGCCGGTCATTATGCCGTAGGAGCATTTAATATTGTAAATTATCTTACTGCAAAGGCTGTGGTCGATGCGGCTTGTGATTTAAAAGTCCCGGTAATACTTCAAACTTCGGTAAAGACCGTAAAACAGTTTGGTATAGAAGAATTTATGTCATTCTTAAGACCGATATGCGAGAATGCAAGCGTAGATGTGGCGGTTCATTTAGACCATTGTACGGATAAAGAATATGCGAAGAGATGTATGGACGCAGGTTGGAGTTCGATAATGTTCGACGGTTCAAAGACACCTTTGGAACAAAATATAAAAGATACTCTTGAAGTCAAGGATTACATCAGCGGAAGAGATATATCTCTCGAAGGAGAAGTCGGAAGTATAGTAGGTGTGGAAGATGATATCGTGGTACATAAAGATGACGCAGCTTATGCAAGCAGAGAAGACTGCGAAAAGTATTTAAAAGAAACAGGTGTGGATTGTCTCGCTCCTGCTATAGGAACGGCTCACGGAGTATATAAAGGAGAGATTAAGCTCAATTACGATTTGTTTAAAGAAATAGATGATATTTCTCCGATCCCTCTGGTTCTTCACGGCGGTACGGGACTGAGTGATGAGATGTTTGGAAAGCTTATTGATTTAAGGGCTAGTAAAGTAAATATTTCAACGGCGATAAAAATAGCCTACTGTCAGGGAATGTACGCTTATTCATCGGCAAACAGAGATGAAAACGATCCTCTTAAACTTGATGATTACGTATATAAGAGAATATATGCCCTTGCATTTAAGCATATAAATTTCTTTACTCTAAGAAAGGGGAGCATAAACGATGAGTGA